In Cryptomeria japonica chromosome 10, Sugi_1.0, whole genome shotgun sequence, a genomic segment contains:
- the LOC131079934 gene encoding MLO-like protein 6, with protein sequence MAGGSNAESRSLEQTPTWAVAIVCLGFVLISILIEQAIHFLSMWLKKHKKKSLGKALEKIKEELMLLGFISLLLTVGQKSISEICISKSLGDSLLPCSKEEALANSVSDQIEKFSLFGHHRKLLFSAASETPLRRSLAKEEPVTGYCAKKGKVPLISQDGLHQLHIFIFVLAVFHVLSCIVIMTLGWAKMKRWKAWEEETKRLDYEFSTDPSRFRITRETTFGKRHVSFWSTTPILTWIVCFFRQFIRSVPKVDYITLRHGFILAHFAPHGKFDFQRYLKRSLDDDFSVVVSISPPLWFFAILFLLINRKGWFTLFWLSFTPLIILLIVGTKLQVIITKMALDIQDRSPVVQGAPLVKPNDQLFWFGRPKLILYLIHFTLFQSAFLMAFFFWAWYEYGLKSCFHKRMQDIVVRISLGVGVQILCSYVTLPLYALVTQLGTNMKTTIFDERIASSLKKWHQRAKKNISKKGRRQGDLSSEQTTPHEGSSPLHLLHKYMREGDIESAQNIQQVEYDAELDALSPSYHSHHNANDNSKEEIHGGTPDIELGFAHFQKENIESIIPTSYMETPPSKEDS encoded by the exons ATGGCAGGTGGGAGCAATGCAGAATCCCGATCCTTAGAACAAACGCCCACCTGGGCTGTGGCCATCGTTTGTCTGGGCTTTGTACTCATTTCAATACTCATCGAACAAGCTATTCATTTCCTTTCTATG TGGCTCAAGAAACACAAAAAGAAATCCCTGGGCAAAGCATTAGAAAAGATCAAAGAAG AATTGATGCTGTTGGGATTTATCTCCCTTCTGCTCACTGTTGGACAGAAATCCATTTCAGAGATTTGTATATCTAAGAGCTTAGGAGATTCTTTGCTTCCCTGTTCAAAGGAGGAGGCCTTAGCAAACAGTGTTTCTGATCAGATTGAAAAGTTCTCATTGTTTGGGCACCATCGTAAGCTTCTGTTCTCAGCAGCTTCTGAAACACCATTAAGGCGTAGCTTGGCCAAAGAGGAGCCTGTGACTGGTTATTGTGCTAAAAAA GGGAAGGTTCCTCTGATATCACAAGATGGACTCCATCAACTGCACATCTTCATTTTTGTATTGGCCGTTTTTCATGTCTTGTCTTGCATTGTAATTATGACGTTAGGATGGGCAAAG ATGAAAAGATGGAAAGCATGGGAGGAAGAGACTAAAAGATTGGATTATGAATTCTCTACTG ATCCTTCAAGGTTTAGAATTACCCGTGAAACTACCTTTGGAAAGAGGCATGTAAGCTTTTGGTCCACAACACCTATTCTCACTTGGATT GTATGCTTTTTTAGACAATTCATTAGATCTGTGCCCAAAGTGGATTACATAACATTGCGTCATGGCTTCATACTT GCTCATTTTGCTCCACATGGTAAATTTGATTTTCAAAGATATCTAAAGAGGTCTTTGGATGATGACTTTAGTGTTGTTGTATCTATCAG TCCACCTCTATGGTTTTTTGCCATATTATTTCTACTTATCAATAGGAAAG GGTGGTTCACATTATTTTGGTTGTCATTCACTCCACTGATT ATTCTTCTGATAGTGGGAACAAAGCTGCAAGTTATAATAACAAAAATGGCATTAGATATCCAAGACAGAAGTCCAGTTGTGCAAGGAGCTCCACTGGTGAAGCCCAATGATCAACTCTTTTGGTTTGGTCGACCCAAGTTGATTCTCTATCTCATTCATTTTACCCTATTTCAG AGTGCTTTCCTTATGGCCTTTTTCTTTTGGGCATGG TATGAATATGGTCTGAAATCCTGCTTCCATAAGCGTATGCAAGATATTGTAGTTAGAATAAGCTTGGG GGTTGGAGTTCAAATACTGTGTAGCTATGTAACTCTCCCTCTCTATGCTCTTGTTACACAG TTAGGGACAAACATGAAAACAACCATATTTGATGAAAGAATAGCAAGCTCACTGAAGAAATGGCACCAGAGAGCTAAGAAGAATATTAGTAAAAAAGGGAGAAGGCAGGGAGATCTATCAAGTGAGCAAACTACTCCACATGAAGGATCTTCTCCACTCCATCTTCTTCACAAGTACATGAGAGAAGGAGATATAGAAAGTGCCCAAAATATACAACAAGTTGAATATGATGCTGAGCTGGATGCACTCTCCCCTTCTTACCATTCTCACCATAATGCTAATGACAATTCAAAGGAAGAAATACATGGAGGCACACCAGATATTGAACTCGGCTTTGCTCATTTTCAAAAGGAAAATATAGAAAGCATTATCCCTACTTCTTACATGGAGACTCCTCCAAGCAAGGAGGACAGTTAG